From the genome of Amycolatopsis sp. NBC_01488, one region includes:
- a CDS encoding phosphotransferase, with amino-acid sequence MPVPMKVRGPRPPAVTTDVTSAVTSAAPPRRPETRGALDPGPADVVRAQSLVGNAAVSAVLGGPPRGSEPKPGTWAARMMLTGQQLVGNQVVASQAPSVPPAQRVPVPAAKKPPAPVAQKAKPAAADRPAEPDKSTVERPDKQAPKEKAAGPRTPGADPKFQALKKDVAAKKKTIGASHPPAPAEAGSAQAAAVAPADDQEARGKAAHAEDMDAAQPKEFDKKAFVDAVRKAVADKAPKNLDEADKFGESGKAGEIKTEVQGKVGAGKDASAKEIADTTAAPPEPAPDAKRVVPMAPDRVPAKPGAPNPAQAAPDTLPPSATDLSAGPEQVDRQLAAADVTEQQLTFQNSHEPGFDKAVQDKKALDAHSEAAPKKLRADEHREIGEVKAGAAARGSAAMAGIHVTRVATGRRVGTGKAGTKKTDEDKRTEVTDLLQKVFDRTKGDVEQILTDLDKKVDDEFTTQEKRARDRFTQEHEDGMRRYKDERYGGWDGWIKWGRDLFAGLPEEANRIYEGAKDHYLTAMGLLISDIADLVERELRRAKDRIAGGRRELQAAVDALPADLKAIGREAATGFASQFDELKDTVDDKGTQLVDTLATKYTEAVKAVDDEIAAEKEKNKGLVAKAADAIGGAIKAIVELGRMLLGVLAKAVSAIGAILKDPIGFLGNLVTGVGGGLKLFLRNAGKHLEQGVLAWLLGTAATAGLQLPTTFDIAGILMLIATLLGISWPNIRSRLVRKVPEKAVAAAEFAVPVLVEVKRRGILGMVDDVKTRVGDLKKTLVDDLVSYLLPTIVIAGITWILSLFNPASAFIRACKMIIDIIRFVVLNARQIIDFVNAVLDAVLAIARGGTGGVPALVERALARAVPVLIGALAALLGIGGIAGKVRQIFQKLSRPVDRAIDWVVDKIAGLVKKLWAKLKPKPRRPVRGRPDDHLPARRRTPSSRRAPRPAKKDDSALRRKLMAALHEAGRLADRVSGDQDAVRRGLPAIKSRYRLTTLTATTRPGAGEAVLFLFDGAINPRAKFEHLANDHYLFEAQRAYKRSNPADSLEFAIDDMPGRMGATVPGLRKVVRLGETQARKYAEKWVVEGKLSKKVTARGRVVYSFVHLTDVDLRVPFDHPERAKWMAGAAKIHLSSAKAAHLWYLVIAGLRDHRPDYFEIVADELMRGMRIPPGKGALWSKGVDLSDYVAGLGFVTLETQEFYNVTEGLVLLDDWAVVRPLWVTFSRRYAGSLRKEIHVFVRQFLASSVLVETELPTVRRIMRSTGLSIALKFHGMDWGDDPTKILANPVPRYWRELLADGTALKEGQQHVLDEAAARSATDRARLRFTTSQANKRAAGTRTPTGDVDPDALDRLMGALPVVQATPGSLRRFARTAVRAAGDVELVPVGGGYSGAPVQRILDASGTLLGVLKIFPSREQFAMELSALARLGRVRIVGGRAVAALGVARTTTAGLVATSAARGQDVEGMMKETGATPSGPERRRLFAQLSTAVAGIGRTLAQLHTSPTGSGGPVADAFLRRHLDDMADRRTRLTGLRDQLAHAGIDVRVLQSRIDALVAGFRAHPGGAALVHGDAHPGNYFFDPANGVTIIDVTTLHLSIDAHGHPIGAPSRDVGVFAQQLAHYSVALKLTRAEVATLQSVFRRAYAAAGATGTTPQADAFFRARASLGWLMRAMDDLRARTVHGVVPPIDPVQQQHIDLAAEAFGL; translated from the coding sequence ATGCCCGTCCCCATGAAGGTCCGCGGTCCGCGGCCGCCCGCCGTGACGACCGACGTCACGTCCGCCGTGACGTCCGCGGCGCCGCCGCGCCGGCCGGAGACCCGCGGCGCCCTGGACCCCGGCCCCGCGGACGTCGTCCGCGCGCAGTCGCTGGTCGGCAACGCGGCCGTGTCGGCGGTCCTGGGCGGCCCGCCGCGGGGGAGCGAGCCGAAACCGGGCACGTGGGCCGCGCGGATGATGCTGACCGGGCAGCAGCTGGTCGGCAACCAGGTCGTCGCGAGCCAGGCGCCATCGGTGCCTCCTGCTCAGCGAGTGCCGGTGCCGGCCGCGAAGAAGCCTCCGGCCCCGGTCGCGCAGAAGGCGAAACCTGCCGCCGCGGACCGGCCGGCCGAGCCGGACAAGTCCACAGTGGAGCGTCCGGACAAGCAGGCGCCGAAGGAGAAGGCGGCCGGCCCCCGCACCCCGGGCGCGGACCCGAAGTTCCAGGCGCTGAAGAAGGACGTCGCCGCCAAGAAGAAGACCATCGGCGCGAGCCACCCACCCGCGCCGGCGGAAGCGGGCTCGGCGCAGGCGGCCGCCGTCGCGCCGGCCGACGACCAGGAAGCCCGTGGCAAGGCCGCGCACGCCGAGGACATGGACGCCGCGCAGCCCAAGGAGTTCGACAAGAAGGCGTTCGTGGACGCCGTGCGGAAAGCGGTTGCCGACAAGGCGCCCAAGAACCTCGACGAGGCCGACAAGTTCGGCGAGTCCGGCAAGGCCGGCGAGATCAAGACCGAAGTCCAGGGCAAGGTCGGCGCAGGCAAGGACGCTTCGGCCAAGGAGATCGCCGACACCACCGCCGCACCACCGGAACCCGCGCCGGACGCCAAGCGGGTCGTCCCGATGGCGCCGGACCGGGTGCCCGCCAAGCCCGGTGCGCCGAACCCGGCCCAGGCCGCTCCCGACACCCTGCCGCCGTCCGCCACGGACCTGTCCGCCGGTCCCGAGCAGGTCGACCGGCAGCTGGCCGCCGCGGACGTCACCGAACAGCAGCTGACGTTCCAGAACTCGCACGAGCCGGGGTTCGACAAGGCTGTCCAGGACAAGAAGGCCCTGGACGCGCACTCGGAGGCGGCGCCGAAGAAGCTGCGGGCCGACGAGCACCGCGAGATCGGCGAGGTGAAGGCCGGCGCGGCCGCCCGCGGTTCCGCCGCCATGGCGGGCATCCACGTGACCCGGGTGGCCACCGGCCGGCGCGTCGGCACCGGGAAGGCGGGCACCAAGAAGACCGACGAGGACAAGCGGACGGAGGTCACCGACCTCCTGCAGAAGGTCTTCGACCGGACCAAGGGCGACGTCGAGCAGATCCTCACGGACCTGGACAAGAAGGTCGACGACGAGTTCACCACCCAGGAGAAGCGCGCCCGGGACCGGTTCACGCAAGAGCACGAAGACGGGATGCGCCGCTACAAGGACGAGCGGTACGGCGGCTGGGACGGCTGGATCAAGTGGGGCCGCGACCTGTTCGCGGGCCTGCCGGAGGAGGCCAACCGCATCTACGAAGGCGCGAAGGACCACTACCTGACCGCGATGGGCCTGCTCATCTCCGACATCGCCGACCTGGTGGAACGGGAGCTGCGCCGCGCCAAGGACCGCATCGCCGGCGGCCGCCGGGAGCTCCAGGCCGCCGTGGACGCGCTCCCGGCCGACCTGAAGGCGATCGGCCGCGAGGCGGCCACCGGCTTCGCGAGCCAGTTCGACGAGCTGAAGGACACCGTCGACGACAAGGGCACCCAGCTCGTCGACACGCTCGCCACGAAGTACACCGAAGCGGTCAAGGCCGTCGACGACGAGATCGCGGCCGAGAAGGAGAAGAACAAGGGCCTGGTCGCGAAGGCCGCGGACGCGATCGGCGGCGCGATCAAGGCGATCGTCGAGCTCGGCCGCATGTTGCTGGGGGTGCTGGCCAAGGCGGTCAGCGCGATCGGCGCGATCCTGAAGGACCCGATCGGGTTCCTCGGCAACCTGGTCACCGGGGTCGGCGGCGGGCTGAAGCTCTTCCTCCGCAACGCGGGCAAGCACCTGGAACAGGGGGTGCTGGCGTGGCTGCTGGGCACCGCCGCCACGGCCGGGCTCCAGCTGCCGACGACGTTCGACATCGCCGGCATCCTGATGCTGATCGCCACGCTGCTCGGCATCTCGTGGCCGAACATCCGGTCCCGGCTGGTCCGCAAGGTACCGGAGAAGGCCGTCGCCGCCGCCGAGTTCGCCGTGCCGGTGCTCGTGGAGGTCAAGCGGCGGGGCATCCTCGGCATGGTCGACGACGTCAAGACCCGCGTCGGCGACCTGAAGAAGACCCTGGTCGACGACCTGGTGTCGTACCTGCTGCCGACGATCGTCATCGCCGGCATCACGTGGATCCTGTCGCTGTTCAACCCGGCGTCGGCGTTCATCCGCGCCTGCAAGATGATCATCGACATCATCCGGTTCGTCGTCCTGAACGCCCGGCAGATCATCGACTTCGTCAACGCCGTGCTCGACGCGGTCCTCGCGATCGCCCGCGGCGGCACCGGCGGCGTGCCCGCGCTGGTCGAACGCGCCCTCGCCCGCGCCGTCCCGGTCCTGATCGGCGCGCTCGCCGCCCTGCTCGGCATCGGGGGCATCGCGGGCAAGGTCCGCCAGATCTTCCAGAAGCTGTCCAGGCCGGTGGACCGCGCGATCGACTGGGTCGTCGACAAGATCGCCGGGCTGGTGAAGAAGCTCTGGGCCAAGCTCAAGCCGAAGCCGCGCCGGCCCGTGCGCGGGCGGCCGGACGACCACCTGCCCGCCCGGCGCCGCACGCCGTCGAGCCGGCGTGCTCCCCGCCCCGCGAAGAAGGACGACTCGGCGCTGCGCCGGAAGCTCATGGCCGCGCTGCACGAGGCCGGCCGGCTGGCCGACCGCGTGTCCGGCGACCAGGACGCCGTGCGACGCGGGCTGCCCGCGATCAAGTCCCGGTACCGGCTCACCACGCTCACAGCGACCACCCGGCCCGGTGCCGGCGAGGCGGTGCTGTTCCTCTTCGACGGGGCGATCAACCCGCGGGCCAAGTTCGAGCACCTGGCGAACGACCACTACCTGTTCGAGGCCCAGCGGGCTTACAAGCGGTCGAACCCCGCGGACAGCCTCGAGTTCGCCATCGACGACATGCCGGGCCGGATGGGTGCCACCGTGCCCGGGCTGAGGAAGGTCGTCCGGCTCGGCGAGACGCAGGCGCGCAAGTACGCCGAGAAGTGGGTCGTCGAAGGCAAGCTCAGCAAGAAGGTCACGGCGCGCGGCCGCGTCGTCTACAGCTTCGTGCACCTGACCGACGTCGACCTGCGGGTGCCCTTCGACCATCCGGAGCGTGCCAAGTGGATGGCGGGCGCGGCGAAGATCCACCTGTCGTCCGCGAAGGCCGCCCATCTCTGGTACCTGGTCATCGCGGGCCTGCGCGACCACCGGCCGGACTACTTCGAGATCGTCGCCGACGAACTGATGCGCGGCATGCGGATCCCGCCCGGCAAAGGCGCGCTCTGGTCGAAGGGCGTCGACCTCAGCGACTACGTGGCCGGCCTCGGGTTCGTCACGCTGGAGACGCAGGAGTTCTACAACGTCACCGAGGGCCTGGTCCTGCTCGACGACTGGGCCGTCGTCCGCCCGCTGTGGGTGACCTTCTCCCGGCGGTACGCGGGCAGCCTCCGCAAGGAGATCCACGTCTTCGTGCGGCAGTTCCTGGCGTCGTCGGTGCTCGTCGAAACCGAGCTGCCCACGGTGCGCCGGATCATGCGGTCGACCGGTCTCTCGATCGCCCTGAAGTTCCACGGCATGGACTGGGGTGACGACCCCACGAAGATCCTGGCGAACCCGGTACCCCGGTACTGGCGGGAACTGCTGGCCGACGGCACCGCCCTCAAGGAGGGGCAGCAGCACGTGCTCGACGAGGCGGCCGCCCGGTCCGCGACCGACCGGGCGCGGCTGCGGTTCACCACCAGCCAGGCGAACAAGCGGGCGGCGGGGACCCGGACACCGACCGGGGACGTCGACCCGGACGCGCTGGACCGGCTGATGGGGGCGCTGCCGGTGGTGCAGGCCACGCCCGGCTCGTTGCGGCGGTTCGCCCGCACCGCCGTCCGGGCCGCCGGGGACGTCGAGCTGGTGCCGGTCGGCGGCGGGTACTCGGGCGCGCCGGTGCAGCGGATCCTCGACGCGAGCGGCACACTGCTCGGCGTGCTGAAGATCTTCCCCAGCCGGGAGCAGTTCGCGATGGAGCTGTCGGCGCTCGCGCGGCTGGGCCGGGTGCGGATCGTCGGCGGCCGCGCGGTCGCCGCGCTGGGCGTCGCGCGGACGACCACGGCGGGCCTGGTGGCTACGAGCGCGGCGCGCGGCCAGGACGTCGAAGGGATGATGAAGGAGACCGGCGCCACCCCGAGCGGACCGGAGCGCAGGCGGCTGTTCGCGCAGCTGAGCACGGCCGTCGCCGGGATCGGGCGCACGCTCGCCCAGCTGCACACCTCGCCGACGGGCTCAGGCGGTCCGGTCGCCGACGCGTTCCTGCGGCGGCACCTCGACGACATGGCGGACCGCCGGACCAGGCTGACCGGCCTCCGCGACCAGCTGGCCCACGCCGGGATCGACGTCCGCGTGCTCCAGTCGCGGATCGACGCGCTGGTCGCGGGCTTCCGCGCGCACCCGGGCGGGGCGGCGCTCGTGCACGGCGACGCGCACCCCGGGAACTACTTCTTCGACCCGGCGAACGGCGTGACCATCATCGACGTCACGACCCTGCACCTGTCCATCGACGCCCACGGCCACCCGATCGGCGCGCCGTCCCGCGACGTCGGCGTCTTCGCGCAGCAACTGGCGCACTACAGCGTCGCACTGAAGCTCACCCGCGCCGAAGTGGCGACCTTGCAGTCCGTGTTCCGCCGCGCGTACGCGGCCGCCGGTGCCACCGGCACGACGCCGCAAGCGGACGCGTTCTTCCGGGCCCGGGCGTCGCTCGGCTGGCTGATGCGGGCGATGGACGACCTGCGGGCCCGGACCGTGCACGGTGTGGTCCCGCCCATCGATCCGGTGCAGCAGCAGCACATCGACCTCGCCGCCGAAGCGTTCGGGCTCTGA
- a CDS encoding HEAT repeat domain-containing protein, with product MARSAAFERFLAGVTAPVTSARDSLDEIPDVGAIFDLVGEERAEAEDILIAKLATGDGRAAAALADAGCFRAIPALVEATSEAAPPATRVAAARALLQLDDLSGEPAMVRLLRTHAGSGYDRGAAVRLLAEFPAPDRELLYEVLAADPDPTARSEATDALLTLVGLDDDELRWGDVLKSVSGRLLSSLTTVQAEAMAELREIVTRWEAGEPSEDLAWRCDSEAVRRFVDSIDSAEPDLRTPGLETLTGRERTLVENLVLLRLHADRRAVRAAGTLGVHRAVEPLRELLATAEGPARTEIEAVLATLTG from the coding sequence ATGGCGCGTTCGGCCGCCTTCGAGCGGTTCCTGGCCGGGGTCACCGCACCCGTCACCAGCGCGAGGGACTCCCTCGACGAGATCCCCGACGTCGGCGCGATCTTCGACCTCGTCGGCGAAGAACGGGCCGAAGCGGAGGACATCCTCATCGCGAAGCTCGCCACCGGCGACGGCCGCGCCGCCGCGGCGCTCGCCGACGCCGGCTGCTTCCGCGCGATCCCGGCGCTCGTCGAGGCGACCTCCGAAGCAGCACCCCCGGCCACGCGGGTGGCCGCCGCGCGGGCGCTGCTCCAGCTCGACGACCTCTCCGGTGAACCCGCCATGGTCCGGTTGCTGCGCACGCACGCGGGCAGCGGCTACGACCGCGGCGCCGCCGTCCGGCTGCTGGCCGAGTTCCCCGCCCCCGACCGGGAACTCCTGTACGAAGTGCTGGCGGCCGATCCCGACCCCACCGCACGATCCGAAGCGACGGACGCGCTGCTCACCCTCGTCGGGCTGGACGACGACGAGCTGCGCTGGGGAGACGTGCTCAAGAGCGTGAGCGGACGGCTGCTGTCCTCGCTGACGACCGTGCAGGCCGAGGCGATGGCCGAGCTGCGGGAGATCGTCACCCGGTGGGAAGCGGGGGAGCCGAGCGAAGACCTGGCCTGGCGCTGTGACAGCGAGGCGGTGCGCCGGTTCGTCGACAGCATCGACAGCGCCGAGCCCGACCTCAGGACGCCCGGGCTGGAGACCCTGACCGGCCGCGAACGCACCCTCGTCGAGAACCTGGTGCTGCTGCGCCTGCACGCCGACCGCCGCGCGGTCCGGGCCGCGGGGACGCTGGGGGTGCACCGGGCGGTCGAGCCGCTGCGGGAGCTGCTCGCCACGGCCGAAGGGCCCGCCCGCACGGAGATCGAGGCCGTCCTGGCCACCCTGACGGGGTGA
- a CDS encoding PQQ-binding-like beta-propeller repeat protein, with protein sequence MTTSPFPLAGTGKVRWRVPLPGRHVAGISVAADGMCFVTTETGVVALHGPEVRWTADGGALLLDGDLLVTAGADGYELRDRRTGAVTGVLRTAPRSAPMPLADGSLVFLTPGPVLRAATLTGEPRWAAEVPAPAWPLVWHDTVFVAGRAAVRAFDRDGAALWLAEPAGDVAGTMVGLPDGGVLVPVHGEEHTGYVVLDPGGEVRPVPAHLPPGSLAVPLPGGRLVLPGWPERDDVGEWRPTVSIVDSGTGAVVQHHRLRADVQGIAAGANGLVAVASSPTWERWTKYHGWPGFDLSQDCSVLFLDEDGPRGTWTAGRPITGPLAVGANGDLLVPLSGELISLG encoded by the coding sequence ATGACGACGTCGCCGTTTCCGTTGGCGGGCACCGGGAAGGTGCGATGGCGTGTCCCGCTGCCCGGCCGGCACGTCGCCGGGATCTCGGTGGCGGCGGACGGAATGTGCTTCGTGACGACGGAAACCGGCGTGGTCGCCCTGCACGGCCCCGAGGTCCGCTGGACCGCCGACGGGGGCGCCCTGCTGCTCGACGGCGATCTGCTCGTCACGGCGGGCGCCGACGGGTACGAACTGCGTGACCGGCGGACCGGTGCCGTCACCGGGGTGCTCCGGACGGCGCCGAGGTCCGCGCCGATGCCGCTGGCGGACGGGTCGCTGGTGTTCCTGACACCCGGGCCCGTGCTCCGTGCGGCCACGCTGACCGGCGAGCCGCGCTGGGCGGCCGAGGTGCCCGCGCCGGCGTGGCCGCTCGTCTGGCACGACACCGTGTTCGTCGCCGGGCGTGCCGCGGTCCGGGCGTTCGACCGGGACGGCGCCGCGCTGTGGCTGGCCGAGCCGGCGGGCGACGTGGCCGGGACCATGGTCGGCCTGCCGGACGGCGGCGTCCTGGTGCCGGTCCACGGCGAGGAGCACACCGGCTACGTCGTGCTCGACCCGGGCGGCGAAGTCCGGCCGGTGCCCGCGCACCTGCCGCCCGGCAGCCTGGCGGTGCCGCTGCCCGGCGGCCGGCTCGTGCTGCCCGGCTGGCCCGAGCGGGACGACGTGGGGGAGTGGCGCCCGACAGTGTCCATAGTGGACAGTGGAACCGGAGCAGTGGTCCAGCACCACCGCCTGCGCGCCGACGTGCAGGGTATCGCCGCCGGCGCGAACGGGCTGGTCGCCGTCGCGAGCAGCCCGACGTGGGAGCGCTGGACGAAGTACCACGGCTGGCCCGGGTTCGACCTGAGCCAGGACTGTTCCGTGCTGTTCCTCGACGAGGACGGCCCGCGGGGTACCTGGACGGCGGGCCGGCCGATCACCGGCCCGCTCGCCGTCGGCGCGAACGGCGACCTGCTGGTCCCGCTCTCGGGCGAGCTGATCAGCCTCGGCTGA
- a CDS encoding AAA family ATPase, which yields MLIERDAELAVLADLLAAGGRGAGSLAVIGGRLGCGRSALLHAAAGLAAAKGMRVLRASAAPTERRFPHGVARQLLEPLVAEGRDLPAELSLVSPPDPAALAAGRHALLHRLWVLVAEAAADRPVALIVDDLQWSDAESLGWLAHLVNRLRAMPLVVVATVLDGDAGADRPVVGDLVRAAAVVLQPGPLSPEGTRAFLGHHCGEPAGERLAAACREVTGGSPMFLGALADAMLAEDLRPADGQLAEVLALRPTGPSHHIARCLRAQPPRVAELARALTSFGEAGDAAALERLSGLDRADLEEAAGALRRLGLLAADGIRFAGARIAEAVAGTMTVAEQDELRLRAAEVLYTDGAPLERIAGELLATTAEPAPWGTEVLRGAAAAAADRGEAEQAAQYLRHALLYPASERGVLLADLVAAERGRDPGATTRHLQQALPLLRTPAERADLLCRVPALATARSREETDLLRGTLVELAANGGEEDLRARLEARLWLHGQDNASTFTAAADRLRRLGPDPAPAGPGQRELVVALLHAATQAETVPRRAAADLAHRVLGREPGGPAQMFTVLPLVTAVLVAADATEGLESWLLAAAEPGRGEPGLAALQAWTNQAKLWAATGAPVRARDRALEALEHAAPDWSTVVTDCVVLLARLAIELRDDELAVRARQAAGDARLAPWELSMVHGAVAVTTGDLPTAIEYVEDFGRQVSRAGRTNVAWYPWRLLAATLHSRAGRRGPAAELVEQEYEHAQRWGAPAALGRALRARAALTAGAPGIRLLHESVAALATSGDRLELAKSLIALGRRPGVPDAEDHLRRGRRLRLLCDLPDPAPGDHPPGRTPAGDPALTTTEQRIVELVARGGRNRDIAAELGVTTRAVEKHLTSAYRKLRIKGRAELVTGAAAPARHHDLADPRAG from the coding sequence ATGCTGATCGAGCGCGACGCCGAGCTGGCGGTGCTGGCCGACCTGCTGGCGGCCGGCGGCCGGGGAGCCGGCTCGCTGGCGGTGATCGGCGGACGGCTCGGCTGCGGCCGCTCGGCGCTCCTGCACGCCGCGGCCGGGCTCGCGGCGGCGAAGGGGATGCGGGTCCTGCGCGCGTCCGCCGCGCCCACCGAACGCCGCTTCCCGCACGGGGTGGCCCGGCAGCTGCTGGAGCCGCTGGTGGCCGAGGGCCGGGATCTGCCCGCGGAGCTGAGCCTGGTCAGCCCGCCCGACCCGGCGGCGCTCGCGGCCGGCCGGCACGCCCTGCTGCACCGGCTGTGGGTGCTGGTCGCCGAAGCCGCCGCGGACCGGCCCGTGGCGCTGATCGTGGACGACCTGCAGTGGTCCGACGCCGAGTCGCTGGGCTGGCTCGCCCACCTCGTCAACCGGCTGCGGGCGATGCCGTTGGTCGTGGTGGCCACCGTGCTCGACGGCGACGCCGGGGCGGACCGCCCGGTGGTCGGCGACCTGGTGCGCGCGGCGGCCGTGGTCCTGCAGCCCGGGCCGCTGTCGCCGGAGGGGACGCGGGCGTTCCTCGGCCACCATTGCGGGGAACCGGCCGGCGAGCGCCTCGCGGCCGCGTGCCGCGAAGTCACCGGCGGCAGCCCGATGTTCCTCGGCGCCCTCGCGGACGCGATGCTCGCCGAGGACCTCCGCCCGGCCGACGGGCAGCTCGCCGAAGTGCTGGCGCTGCGGCCGACCGGCCCGTCGCACCACATCGCCCGCTGCCTGCGCGCCCAGCCGCCGCGGGTGGCGGAGCTGGCGCGGGCGCTGACGTCGTTCGGCGAGGCCGGTGACGCCGCCGCGCTCGAGCGGCTCAGCGGGCTCGACCGGGCGGACCTCGAGGAAGCGGCGGGAGCGTTGCGGCGCCTGGGTTTGCTGGCCGCGGACGGGATCCGGTTCGCCGGTGCCCGGATCGCCGAAGCCGTCGCGGGCACCATGACCGTGGCCGAACAGGACGAGCTGCGGCTGCGCGCGGCCGAGGTGCTCTACACCGACGGCGCGCCGCTGGAGCGGATCGCCGGGGAGCTGCTCGCGACGACGGCCGAACCGGCGCCGTGGGGGACCGAGGTGCTGCGGGGCGCGGCCGCGGCCGCGGCGGACCGGGGCGAGGCCGAGCAGGCGGCGCAGTACCTGCGGCACGCCCTGCTCTACCCGGCGTCCGAGCGGGGGGTGCTGCTCGCCGACCTCGTCGCGGCCGAACGCGGGCGCGACCCCGGCGCCACGACCCGGCACCTCCAGCAAGCGCTTCCCCTGCTGCGGACCCCGGCCGAGCGGGCGGACCTGCTCTGCCGCGTGCCCGCCCTCGCGACCGCGCGCAGCCGCGAGGAAACCGACCTGCTGCGCGGCACCCTCGTCGAACTGGCCGCGAACGGCGGCGAGGAGGACCTGCGGGCGCGGCTGGAAGCCCGGCTCTGGCTGCACGGGCAGGACAACGCGAGCACGTTCACCGCGGCGGCCGACCGGCTGCGCCGTCTCGGCCCGGACCCGGCACCGGCCGGTCCGGGGCAGCGCGAGCTGGTGGTCGCGCTGCTGCACGCGGCGACGCAGGCCGAGACGGTCCCGCGGCGGGCGGCCGCCGACCTCGCCCACCGCGTCCTCGGCCGCGAACCCGGCGGTCCCGCCCAGATGTTCACGGTGCTGCCGCTGGTGACCGCGGTGCTGGTGGCGGCCGACGCCACCGAGGGCCTGGAGTCCTGGTTGCTGGCGGCCGCGGAGCCCGGCCGGGGCGAGCCCGGGCTGGCGGCGCTGCAGGCGTGGACGAACCAGGCGAAGCTGTGGGCCGCGACCGGCGCCCCGGTGCGGGCGCGCGACCGTGCGCTCGAAGCGCTCGAGCACGCCGCGCCGGACTGGTCCACTGTGGTCACCGACTGCGTGGTTCTGTTGGCGCGCCTGGCGATCGAGCTGCGCGACGACGAGCTCGCGGTCCGCGCCCGGCAGGCCGCCGGCGACGCGCGGCTCGCGCCGTGGGAGCTGTCGATGGTCCACGGCGCGGTGGCGGTGACGACCGGGGACCTGCCGACCGCGATCGAGTACGTCGAGGACTTCGGCCGCCAGGTGAGCCGGGCCGGCCGGACCAACGTGGCGTGGTACCCGTGGCGCCTGCTGGCCGCGACCCTGCACAGCCGCGCCGGCCGGCGCGGGCCGGCCGCCGAGCTGGTGGAGCAGGAGTACGAGCACGCGCAACGCTGGGGCGCCCCGGCGGCACTCGGGCGCGCGCTGCGGGCCCGGGCGGCGCTGACGGCGGGCGCACCGGGCATCCGGCTGCTGCACGAGTCGGTGGCGGCGCTGGCGACGTCGGGCGACCGGCTGGAGCTGGCGAAGTCCCTGATCGCCCTCGGCCGGCGCCCCGGCGTCCCCGACGCGGAGGACCACCTGCGCCGCGGCCGCCGGCTGCGCCTGCTCTGCGACCTCCCCGATCCGGCGCCCGGCGACCACCCGCCCGGCCGCACGCCGGCCGGCGACCCGGCCTTGACGACGACCGAGCAGCGGATCGTGGAGCTGGTCGCCCGCGGTGGTCGCAACCGCGACATCGCGGCCGAGCTGGGGGTGACGACGAGAGCCGTCGAGAAGCACCTGACCAGCGCGTACCGGAAGCTGCGCATCAAGGGCCGGGCGGAGCTGGTGACGGGCGCGGCCGCGCCCGCCCGGCACCACGACCTGGCCGACCCGCGCGCCGGGTGA